TAGAAATTTACTAGACTATTGAGATCCTGTTGAATCAGTAAACAATCATTAATAGAGCTGACTTTCATGAAAACCTTTTTGTCGTCCGCGTATAAAAGGTACTTAGCGCTACTGAAACATGTATTAATGTCATATAAGTATGCATTATAAAAAAGAGGCCCGAGATGAGAGCCCTGTGGAACGCCTGAGGGCACTGCCACAAAGTCCGATCTGTATCCACCTAGTACAACTGCCTGAGAACGGTTTCTTAGATACGAGGCAATCCATCGCAGCAAGTCACCATGTATGCCCAGAGACTCCAACTTGTGAAGCAGAATGAAGTGATCCACCCGATCGAATGCTTTTTCGAAATCAGTGTAGATCACATCAACCTGGCCGCCACCTTCCATGTGCTCAAGGACATAGTTGGTGAATACAGACAAATTGGTGACAGTAGAACGACCTCTCAAGAATCCATGCTGTGAGGACGGTACACCTCGAGCAATGATTTGATAAAGGTTTTCATATgcaattttttcgaaaacttttgCGATAGTGTTAAGTATAGAGATTGGtctataatttgaaataatagaTTTAGAACCTTTTTTATGGATGGGGATAATATGGGCTTTTTTCCAAATTGCGGGGAAATCACATTTTTTCAGAGAAAAAGAGAATAAAATTGATATAGGTAAAGCCAGGCTTTTAGCGCACATAGATAAAAACATTGGGGGTATACCATCACATCCTGCTCCTTTGCTTTTGTCTAAACGTTTAAGGTGTTTTTCAACTATGGCTGCAGATATGTATATTTGTGATACTATTTGATTGTTTGGAGGAGGATTAGAAGAAGGGTCAGCAAGATTGGAAGCagatgaattatttgaaaaaacacTTTCGAAGAATGAATTAAAAGCATTACAAATACTTTGACCGTCTGAGAGcgaattattattcaaaatgAATTGTTTAGGGTAACTTGAACCGCCTCTTTTAGATTTCACGTACGtccaaaaatatttaggtgAGTGCCTAATAATACTTTCTGTTTTCCTTGTGAAATCGCTAAAACACTGTTCCTGCAATCTCTTAAACCGAGTCCTGAGCACACAAAACTCATCATAGTCCCTGGGATTTCCAAATCGTTTCCATTTTTggtgaattttatttttctgcTTAATGACTTTTATTAGTGTTTTATTGTACCAAATAGGATAGTGTGACCTACTAACTGTGTATTTGGAGAGAGGTATAAAACGAGTACAGCAATCTTGCAGTATATTATAAAAGTTATCCACTGCTTCATCCACTGTATCGCATGATAGGACTTCCATCCAATTTATGTCGGCCAAGTATTTATTAGCAGAGTCATAATCACCCCTGTAAAAATTATAACGGGTATTTATATTTTCCTTAAAATGCTGACAGTTTAGATCAAATATGTTGATATTTAATGCTGGATGATAGTTATCTTCATTTAATAGCGGTTGAATTGAGCGCGTAACATCCAATGGCAGGTTGCTGAAGCAGAGATCGAGCAATCTACCCTTGGAGTTTGACACGTTATTATATTGTCTGTAGCCATGGAAGTGAAGGTGATCTATAAAATTCGCGGCACAGCTCTGTAGGTCACTACTACCTTGTTTTAATATTGTATATTTATCTAGGTCCCATTTTACACACGGTAAATTAAAGTCTCCCACCAACAAATAATTAGCATTGGGACATTTTTCTAATTGCTTAGAAATGTTATTAATAACATTGTCTAAACGTAACGAGAACCCGGATTGATCGGGCGGTGTATATACCACTATCAAAAAAAGGTCTACCTGGGATGACAGTTCAGATGCGGGCACTCGTACGCACAGAGATTCAGCGGTATCACTAGTCCATTCATTCACAACAGTTACTCCCAGATACCTACGAACGCCAATCATAACCCCGCCCCCGCCCGACTTGTTGCATAAGCTAAGGTCTCTGTCACAACGGAAGATGTCGTAGCGGGTGTCACACAGCTCACTATCCAATATATCATTTTGCAACCACGTCTCAGTGAGTATGATTATATCATAGTTCATACACAACAAGCTATTATAAAGTTCTAAACACTTAGTCCGCAACCCTCGAACGTTTTGATAATAGATTGACAGCTTATTACCTACTACAGCCATTTTCGGAGTGAATTTGTCTCAATTTCATTACGCCATACTGCTTGTGAGTGTTGCGATTGTTTATAAATGTTATCAACATGGTGCACTGGAGGTTTCTTAGTGGTTATGACGTTATGTGGTGTAAAACATAGAATTAacatgtaattaattattaattggaTCATGAACAAACGAAGGGAGACTGAATCATCAAGAAGCGACGTTATATTAAAATAGTATAGTGGTAACGTGAATAGTAAATAGAAATGTACATAAAATAtcctatttatacataatatattatagaAGCGACGCTGATTACTATCTTTATACACGTATATTATTATAaccttaataattaaataatggaAAATGTGTGTGTAGATCATGAATTCATTTACATTTGCCATATTGTAATAAACACTGTATCGAAACATTACTTTTACATAAACCAGAGTAGAAATACTTTCCAACTTATACACCTTCAACAAATTATAGAAAACAGTAAAGTACAACTtgaattgatttttaattttaactttaactgAAGTAGTTTTGTGTAAAACAATTAAGTCTATAATAAACTGAAACCCAAAAAGCTGAACATTTagtgtttttttacttattttaaaaacaaaaacattaaaacagtaacaatgtataaataaaatgtactgaagtttgattattttaatgTGTTTAAAAAATCAATAGATTTCACTAGTATAGCACCAGCTTCATCACTCTTGCGCAGATAGATCTGACCGTACTTTACCCAGCAGTAGGTATAACCTTTGTCTTTAGCCAACCGCCTGGCCGCAGCATATAATTGTTTACATTCCGGTGACAGGTGTTCAGAGACGTATACTTGGTGACATACATCCTTTATACCAATATGGTTGGTGTTCAACTTTTTGTCGCTATGCTCCTTATTATAGCGGTGCACGGCCGAGATCAGACTATCACGAAGGCGTGGAGATGTCAAAGTGACCACAATATTTCGTGGCCGTTTTGATGTTGTATCCATTTTTGCAACTCGGCGGCACGCATGTATGTCGGAGTCCGAGATAGGTAGTTCGATGGCTTCACATAAGGATTTGACCATTGAGACAACGTTTTCGTTTCGGTTCTCGGGAACAGCCTGGAGCTCGACGTTGCGGTCACGCGACAATTTCTCCATTACAGAGACACGGCTCCGGATTTTGTGTAATTCGTCCTTAAGCACCGTTTGCTCGCTCTGCAATGATTTAATTACGGTGTCCTTCTGAGCGATGGTGGATTTTAAACTCTTCACCTCCTCCATAATGAAGTCCGTTGTTTTAGTGAACTCTTCTTTCAGTTCGTTGACCATCTTGCCCATTTCTGCGGTAATTAAGCCCTTGActtcttttattaaaatactacgTGAGTTCTTCATTGCGTCCGAGGTCGGTGCTAATTTTTGGTCTAAGAGTTCGCTAATGCTTTCGATTGTCAAGACATTTCTTGCAGTCGGGGAGTGCTTACTAATGGAGGGCGAGAGGATACCCGGCGATTCATTCCCACGTCTCCTACGGGATACATTCGTGCAGGAAGGGCATCTCAATGCAGACAATTGTTCGGAACCAAGATCACTCACTTTTTTTCCCGCACCCAAATTCAAGCACTCCAGACAGTAGTAGGACTCACAGGCATTGCACTTCAATGAGTCTTTGCCCACATCCAGTTTCCCCTTGCACCCCGCGCAGAACATCGTAACACCTCTCAGAGACAGGACTGTTGATATAAATAGTGAGCGCCTTCTGCGCTTGTGTGATCTATGGCGATACGACGTGCGGGACACGCTGAGTCACAAGACGCGTACTGCGCAGGCGATTATGACCCGAACGCGCTGTACCCAACCGTGAAAGTGTCTTGCGCTTGATGTTGACGTTGCGTGACGAGTTCCGATAGCAATGGCGGCGAAATACTGCTGTGCACAaagttttttacatttatttgagtTTATCACTTTTTTAAAGATGAGTTCATAGTCACAATCCATGCACTGAATCACTATCACCACTGTAGTAAAGGTTTCAATGTGAAATATTTCCGTAAACcaattatttaaacaaattatcTATCAGGCGAACGAAATGCGTTGTTTATGTTTAAGCACCAAAGCCTTTATTcattgagatcgaaaatatttaggaaaaagtatgaaaaatcaacacttaagtttaaaaacaaaacaataacttttcttccataaaaacgcaaaaactaactgtttctacataatatgccatctatttggctcggatattgcttctcaaacaacaataagcataataacaatgatagaaatatcgaaactgaaaaatctatttttgtatgagggtacaattgacccctggtacaattgaccctgattacaactgtctacagcatttttgcgcacgggttatgcatagcttatttttattgatttaatacctagaaataagaataacaacaaaaaaaaattctgaatttgcttttatgtgtaaaaaatagaaaaattcatatcaatgaatgtatgaaacatgaacatagagatgatttaatttgttgccaaatatatttttttctttctttctttcattctttctaattattaaaacataccaaatatccatttaagattcattctcacaagagaaaatttaaaatagagtccaaatatatattaaaaatgaaaagttctaatttcctgtcacgtttcatagaagatttttctcataaaaatctaaccctatcatgctttcagtttactggccttggtaacgtcgtctctcaaatcccactatattttgatgaaagcgtgccccttgttcttgcgaataagcccccataattatctataaatatatcccaatgagaatgtgacgtgcatctttagaaacattctactatgaagatggaaaattcaaatcgctataactctttaaaaagcaaatattttcgatttgtaatcgcacttttttatataaatttgcttatataatcagaatataataagtaaaatccatgcgcaaaaaaaacattttttttttgttgaccggtgttatttattacctactactgcttcgaccttttaagattttttcataagcctgttcataaaggaatagatccgttgaaccgcgatccgtacttttgactctacgccGAAGCATCTAAAGcaaaacgttcaaatacttagttacttactgaattaagctaaaatgtacatattcagaagggttttaaaaacctattttaaaatattttaagtaggcatttaggtacttaatatcacctttttatcgacatctacctacttatttattaaaacacattatgtatgtatttaattaatgcttaatgcatgcaactatgaatgagcctagactattatttcagtaggtacctaggtatgcctataattgtaaaaataataaccacgtgaatgttttataataacttatttaattataagtataggtactttaaaaccaatttaaaatattatgtagtaagtataaaataaggttccgggggttaattgtaccacggggttgattgtaccgctacaattgaccccatagagactggtacaattgttccaagtaggtagtcaagagaacttcacctaaaattcagtcattttcacagtgaatgccaataattcgctgtcgatataaagtttagagcctggataaactattgacaatAATACCttggtaacaaatagcatattaggcaacttatgggctcatatatttgacgtAAAAACTTACTGAGGCTggccaaaaaacaaaaatccttcctgtacaccttggtttctcagcgcaagcgccgccgactggtgagcggatggaaacacaaaaagcgcatattttgacgctatgcacacaacCTAACttcgcttgtatgaagaaatatcaccgatggtactattgacccgtggtactattgtacccggtctaccctattaagttattatgtgctcttactgctaacatagtatgtgaagaaacctacaatctgctctttactgcgtttatgataacatgtatcttccgttctaagatagatagaaaaaaacgggtctttgattcttatagatcgcgatgtcaggattcagaatattcaaaacaatcataaatgcagtaagtggtacttactgcgtttataaattgtgcggcagccgtattcacgaacgatgcttgcttaagtgaagcaaaaaatctaacgcacagcgttgaatagagttctgcgattcgtgtgtcaccctgttcgtccaagcgcactgtgagacctcatagtaatgtttgtgaacacgggcgtaACTCTCCTATTTCATACACTCATCGTCTGAGTTCATGATTTACCTACGTTTAGTAcacaaaatgatttttgtttacgaaataatttacaaaacaaTCCGTCCTATTGTCTCTGGTCTTGGAAATCATTTGAACTCACACCTCTGCAGTTCGTAAGAACCACACAAACAAAACATTACATAGACCCCAcgttcatatttaattttatttattgagttCTATTGAGTAATGAAACCGACTGTGATTCTCAGAAATTAATAATAGCTCGTAATTT
The Ostrinia nubilalis chromosome 16, ilOstNubi1.1, whole genome shotgun sequence DNA segment above includes these coding regions:
- the LOC135079542 gene encoding uncharacterized protein LOC135079542, translated to MFCAGCKGKLDVGKDSLKCNACESYYCLECLNLGAGKKVSDLGSEQLSALRCPSCTNVSRRRRGNESPGILSPSISKHSPTARNVLTIESISELLDQKLAPTSDAMKNSRSILIKEVKGLITAEMGKMVNELKEEFTKTTDFIMEEVKSLKSTIAQKDTVIKSLQSEQTVLKDELHKIRSRVSVMEKLSRDRNVELQAVPENRNENVVSMVKSLCEAIELPISDSDIHACRRVAKMDTTSKRPRNIVVTLTSPRLRDSLISAVHRYNKEHSDKKLNTNHIGIKDVCHQVYVSEHLSPECKQLYAAARRLAKDKGYTYCWVKYGQIYLRKSDEAGAILVKSIDFLNTLK